The following nucleotide sequence is from Anaerohalosphaeraceae bacterium.
AAGCACGGTTTCTCCTTCTGTGAAAAAATCGGAGATCCGTTCTCTCAAAAAACCTATATGCTGATTTTCAAACGCTCTTTTCCGGCCCTGCCTTCACCGCAGGACACACCGGAAACAAAGCCGGGCGGATAAGCCCCCATTTGGCAAGACGGTACTGCAGAGCCGTCTTCAGACACCCCAGGCCGTACACGCAGCTGCGGCGGAAGTTAATGGACGATGCCTCGGCGAAATACCTTGTGGGGCAGGACACCTCCCCAATCGGATATCCCAGCCAGAGAATCTGCGCCAGCATCTGGTTGTCAAAAACGAAATCATCCGAATTGGCTTCCAGCGGCAGCTGTTCCAGCAGTGTCCTCGAAAAGGCCCGATAGCCCGTATGATACTCCGACAGTTTGGCCCCCATCAGCAGGTTTTCCGCAAAGGTCAAAAACCGGTTGGCTGCATAGCGCCACAGCGGCATCCCGCCTTTGAGGGCATAGCCGCCCAGAATCCGTGACCCCAGCACACACGGATACAGGCCGTTGGCAATCATCGACGCCATCGCCGGAATCAGCTGCGGCGTATATTGGTAGTCCGGATGCACCATAATCACAATATCCGCCCCCTGCTCCAGCGCCAGCCGATAGCAGGTCTTCTGGTTGGCCCCATAGCCCTGATTGCGGGGATGAACATGAACCAGCGTACACGGCAGCTGCCGGGCCACCTCGGCCGTGCGGTCCGAACTGGCGTCATCCACCACAATCACCAGGTCCACAATCCCCTGCTCCATCACTTCCTGATGCGTGCGTCGCAGCGTCGCCTCCGCATTATAAGCCGGCATGACCACCACCACTTTTTGCCCTTTAAACATCGGCGGATTTTTCTCCTTCAAAAATCGGTTTTTCCGTCTTTACAAAAACCATCTCCATTGTTCCCCCCGCCCCGAAAAGCGACTCCAAAGCCGCCCCCAACACAAACAGCGGACTGGTCAGCAAGGCAAAAATCTGCTGAAGCCGCAGCAATCCCATCGGATATCCGGCCGTGTAGGAACGATTGCCCTTTAAAAATTCAAACAAAATCTCCCGTTTGCGGCAGATGCAGTTCAGAAGACTCTGCTGAATTCCGAAAACGTTCTGTTCCAGTGAAAAAGTCGTCTTTCGGCACAATCGAAATCCCTGCTCGCTGAGTACCCGCACCAGTCCCTCCGGCGAGAAGAAAACCAGATGCCGCGGCGGGTCCAGATGAAGCCAGCGGCCTTTAAAAAGCCGTCCCTGCCAGCTTCGGATATTCGGCATCGACAAAAACAAAAAACCTCCGGGCTTGAGAACAGAATTGATGGTCTGAAGTGTTTTTCTCGGCTGCGGCAAATGCTCAAAGACATGCCACAGACAAACGGCATCAAAAAAACCCTTCGGAAAATCCCCGTCCTCAAGGGTGCCGATTTTCAGATGGATTCCGGACACCTGTTCCGCCCGCTGAGCCGCCCGCCCCGGCAGCTCTACCCCATATCCCTCATACCCCCGCTCAATCAGATAACCAAGAAACCGGCCGTTTCCGCAGCCGACATCCAAAACCCGTGCCGGCGGCCGAACAAAACGGCTTACCGCACGAGCACGACCCTGCCGAAAAAAATCCAGAACCTTCTCGACAGCAGGAAGAAACTTGGTTGTCTGAGAGCCGTAATAGGCCTCATCATAATACCGTTCGAGCTGACGGTCATCAGGACGCGGAAACAGAAAATAGGCACCGCACTTCAAACAATGGAAAAGTGAGAATGTTTCACCTTTGATGCTTTCGGCTGCATAGCAAAAACGGCTTTGGGCGTGCCCGCAGTAAATACACGACTGGTTCGTGATTCCCGCTTCCGTCATCGGCAAGCCAGCCCGCACCCCTTTGCCTACCGCATCACCCAGTCCTGATTTTCAAACCGCAGGGAGGCCTGTCCGCGAAGCTGGGGGTCCGCTCCGATGGAATAAGTCAGCTGAAGGGTCTTCCGCAGATAAACCTGCACAGGGCGGTCCTGTTCTCTCAAAGTCGGGTGCTCTATAGCGATTGTTTCATTGCTCAGCCCGGCCAGGTAAAACCGAACCTCCTTGGCTTTCTCATCAAAATCCGGCCAAAAAACTACGAAATCCCGCCGATTGTCCTGGCCTTTTCGGATACGATGGTCCTCAAAATCGAGCGATTCAAGAAACGGATATTGCCCCCGATGCCGAGCCCGAACAGTCTCAAACACGCTGAACGGCTCGCCCTGTCCGGCTGACAAAATCTGAAACGTGTCCGTTACCAGTTCAAATTTCGGATAAAACGGGACTTCTTCTTCTGAAGACAGGTTCGTAACGGAAAAAATCATATACCAGAAGCGTTTTGGCTGACCGGTCTGAGGAGACGGTACCTGAATCAGGACGGGATGTTCATAGGTAATATCGAGTGTCCAGCGCCCCTTTTCCGGAACGGCCGACGGACGCGGCCAGCCGACAACCAAACCCGACAGAATTCCTATCCAAAGTACCGTGAAAAGACCGACCTTTTGTTTCATACCTCATCCCTTTTCTGAAGTCCTTTCCGCCTATCTATAGCCGTTTTAAACCATTCTGTAAAGGAAAAACAGCACAATTCTGTCCGGTTATTCGAAAACCTTCCCATTTTTCATCAATTCGAGTAAATACAACTTACAGGGGAATCTTTGTCTTCTGGGTTGACAGAGATTGAAAAAGACGGTTATAATCCGTTTTTCGGGACTTACCCCCGAAAAGAGGGGAAAACAACTCCAGTTTAACCGCTGGAAATGAGAAACCTTTGGTATCTGTCAGGAGCAGCCGAATGCCGGAAGGTCAGCCGTTAGATACTCATATTGTAAAACTGAAAAATCCGCCCCAGATTGAAAAACTCTTCAAGGCCGCCATCAAGGCCGATGCAAGCGACCTCCATCTGAAGGTCGGAATGCCTCCCAAGATGCGGATTCACAGCAAACTGAAGAATACCACCGGCCAGCCCCTCACCGAAGAAGAAATCGAAGAGCTGATTTTTGAAATCATGAGCGAGGAGCAGAAAAAGTACTTCCTCGAACACGGCTCTCTCGACTTCGCTTATCAGGTCGGCGAACTGGACCGCTTCCGCATTAACACCTTCCGCCAGCGCGGCTACATCAGCGTCGTCGCCCGCCGAATCAGCGGCAGAATTCCGCCTTTCGAGACCCTTCACCTGCCGCCTATTGTCGAAAAAATCGCCGACAACCACGACGGCCTTATCCTCGTAACCGGACCGACCGGATGCGGAAAAACTTCCACCATCGCCTCCATGATTGATCATATTAACCGCACCCGTTCTGAACACATTATCACCATCGAGGACCCGATTGAATTTCTGCATGTCGACAAAAAATCCATTGTTTCTCAGCGGGAAATTGGTATCGACGTCCTCAACTGGAACGATGCTCTGCGCACCCTGATGCGGCAGGACCCGGACGTCGTCGTCATCGGCGAAATGCGAGACCAGCAGACCGTCACCGCCGCGATGCGGGCCGCCGAAACCGGCCATCTGGTCTTCGGAACCCTTCACGCCAACAATGCCCCTCAGACCATCCAGCGGCTGCTCGATATGTTTCCGCAGGAAGAACGGGATTTGATTCGCCAGACCTTCGCCCTGACAATGCGGGCGATTATCAGCCAGCAGCTGCTGCCCGGCATCCGGCCCGATGTGCCGCGGATTCCCGCCGTTGAAATCCTGATTAATACTCCGGTCGTGCGGAAACTCATCAGCGAATCCCGGGAGGGAGATTTGTCCAGCGTCATTCGCTCCTCCTACGGCGAGGGCATGGTGGACTTTACGGAAAGTCTGCGGAAATTAGTCGAGGAAGAATATATTGACCTGAGGGTCGCAGAACAGTACGCTCCCAATGTCGAGGAACTCAAGATGGCCCTAAAAGGAATCCGTTCCACGGCGGGCGGCATTCTTTAAACTCGGAAACAGTGAGGAACCTTCATGGCGGATATGCTTGCAGCGGCAGTCACATACGGCGGATACATCAACCTGTTCAAGTTTCTGCTTGTGCTGGCGGCGTTTTTCGGCTGGCTCCCCCTGGCCAACTGGATTTACGAGGATTCACAGGCCGTCGGCACGAACAAAAAACCGTGGACCCTGGCCATTACCCTCGTAGGGGCTCTCGGGCTGCTGCTTTGGCTGCTGATTCCCATCTACATCATCGGACTGCTGATTTTTCTCATCGCCGTCGGCGGCGTATCCATGGCCTATGTGATTCACCGGAATGCCCTGGTGGCCGACTTCGAGAAAGTTCTCACAGCCGACCATTTCCGCAACTTGTTCGTCAACGCCGAAAAGAAACTCCAAAAGGCCTCCCGCGGGCTGTCTTTCATTACGGCCAACGGCAATGAGGTTCCCCTTCCCCAGCCCAAAACGACGGAGGCCTACGGTTTTGTGACCACCTGTGAAATTCTCGACGACGCCATCTGGCGCCGGGCCAGTCAGGTCCTCTTCCAGCCTCAAAAAGAAAACTACGAGGTCACCTACATCATCGACGGCGTCCCCGGCAAACAGACCCCCCGAACACGGGAAGAGATGGATTCCTTCATTTATTACATCAAGCACCTGGCGGCCCTCGAAGTTGAGGAAAAACGAAAACCCCAGCAGGGCCGATTCAAAGTCATTGTTAAGGGCGACCAGCTTCATCCGATTAAATGGGAGGTCAGCACCGCCGGTTCAACCGCCGGTGAACAGATTAAGCTGACCCGGCTGGATGAAAACACCGTCAAAAAAGTTACGGAACTGGGATTAAACGACAACCAAATCGCCTCCATCGAATCCCTCAAAAATGAAACCAAAGGACTGGTTTTGATTTCGGGACCGGCCGGCAGCGGACGCACAACGACTCTCTATGCCCTGCTGCGCAGCCACGACCCGTTTCTGTACAACATCAATACGCTCGAAAAAACGCCGTTGACGGAGCTGCCCAACATTACTCAGAACATCTTCACCCTCAGCGACACCGGCACCACCAGCTACTCGCGCAGGCTTCAAAGTATTTTGCGAAAAGGTCCCGACATCATCGGGGTCGAAGACTGCGAAGATG
It contains:
- a CDS encoding class I SAM-dependent methyltransferase, encoding MTEAGITNQSCIYCGHAQSRFCYAAESIKGETFSLFHCLKCGAYFLFPRPDDRQLERYYDEAYYGSQTTKFLPAVEKVLDFFRQGRARAVSRFVRPPARVLDVGCGNGRFLGYLIERGYEGYGVELPGRAAQRAEQVSGIHLKIGTLEDGDFPKGFFDAVCLWHVFEHLPQPRKTLQTINSVLKPGGFLFLSMPNIRSWQGRLFKGRWLHLDPPRHLVFFSPEGLVRVLSEQGFRLCRKTTFSLEQNVFGIQQSLLNCICRKREILFEFLKGNRSYTAGYPMGLLRLQQIFALLTSPLFVLGAALESLFGAGGTMEMVFVKTEKPIFEGEKSADV
- a CDS encoding PilT/PilU family type 4a pilus ATPase, with product MPEGQPLDTHIVKLKNPPQIEKLFKAAIKADASDLHLKVGMPPKMRIHSKLKNTTGQPLTEEEIEELIFEIMSEEQKKYFLEHGSLDFAYQVGELDRFRINTFRQRGYISVVARRISGRIPPFETLHLPPIVEKIADNHDGLILVTGPTGCGKTSTIASMIDHINRTRSEHIITIEDPIEFLHVDKKSIVSQREIGIDVLNWNDALRTLMRQDPDVVVIGEMRDQQTVTAAMRAAETGHLVFGTLHANNAPQTIQRLLDMFPQEERDLIRQTFALTMRAIISQQLLPGIRPDVPRIPAVEILINTPVVRKLISESREGDLSSVIRSSYGEGMVDFTESLRKLVEEEYIDLRVAEQYAPNVEELKMALKGIRSTAGGIL
- a CDS encoding ATPase, T2SS/T4P/T4SS family, which translates into the protein MADMLAAAVTYGGYINLFKFLLVLAAFFGWLPLANWIYEDSQAVGTNKKPWTLAITLVGALGLLLWLLIPIYIIGLLIFLIAVGGVSMAYVIHRNALVADFEKVLTADHFRNLFVNAEKKLQKASRGLSFITANGNEVPLPQPKTTEAYGFVTTCEILDDAIWRRASQVLFQPQKENYEVTYIIDGVPGKQTPRTREEMDSFIYYIKHLAALEVEEKRKPQQGRFKVIVKGDQLHPIKWEVSTAGSTAGEQIKLTRLDENTVKKVTELGLNDNQIASIESLKNETKGLVLISGPAGSGRTTTLYALLRSHDPFLYNINTLEKTPLTELPNITQNIFTLSDTGTTSYSRRLQSILRKGPDIIGVEDCEDAQCAQLLCAAVKDSRMVYAVMEAASVSQTLEKWIKLVGDKEAAIDCLTAVINQRLVRMLCDQCRVAYKPNPALFKKFNIPANDVDMFYRPGEIEYDKRGRPIICEKCQGTGYYGRTGLFETIRFTPDLARALKQANSQQEMIAALRKAGMLYMQEQSIKKVSMGITSINEVIRNFSTKNP
- a CDS encoding glycosyltransferase family 2 protein; protein product: MFKGQKVVVVMPAYNAEATLRRTHQEVMEQGIVDLVIVVDDASSDRTAEVARQLPCTLVHVHPRNQGYGANQKTCYRLALEQGADIVIMVHPDYQYTPQLIPAMASMIANGLYPCVLGSRILGGYALKGGMPLWRYAANRFLTFAENLLMGAKLSEYHTGYRAFSRTLLEQLPLEANSDDFVFDNQMLAQILWLGYPIGEVSCPTRYFAEASSINFRRSCVYGLGCLKTALQYRLAKWGLIRPALFPVCPAVKAGPEKSV